The DNA region CGACATCGCCGGCATGCAACTCGACGTCGGAGCGATCGGCAAGGGCTACGCGGCGAGCGAGGCGCTCGCGGCCGTCACCGCCACCGGCGTCCGCAGCGCGCTGGTCGCGGTGAGCGGCGACCTCGCCTTCAGCGACGCGCCGCCCGGGCAGCCGGGCTGGCGCATCCGCGTGCACGACGGCGACATCGGCGAGGTCGGCGTCCCCGCCGTCCTGCGGCTCACGCAGGCGGCCGTGTCGACGTCGGGCAACGTCGAGCAGCACCTCGACGTCGACGGGCGTCGCTACTCGCACGTGATCGATCCCGCGTCGCGCACGGGGTTGCTCGACGACATCACCGTGACCGTGGTGGCCCGGCACGGCGTGGACGCCGACGGGCTCGACACGGCCATGGGCATCCTCGGCGTCGAGCGCGGCCTGGCGCTGGTGGAACGCGACCCCGACGCCGCGGCGCTCGTCGTCGTGCGCAAGGACGGTGTGGTCACCGCGAGGGCCTCGAGCCGCATGCGCACGCTCGCCGCTGCGCAGGAGTAGCGAGCGGTCTTCGATCGCGCCGCTCCGGTCACGACAGCCGCCCTACCTCGGTGGTGCTCCCTCGCGCAGCCACGCGTCGAGTTCCCCCCGCGTGGGCAGCGACGGCTGCGCGCCCGAGCGGGTGACGGCAATCGCACCAGCGGCGTTGCCGCGCCGCAGCGCCACCTCGTCGGAGGCGCCCTCGGCCAGGGCGACGGCCAACGCGCCGACGAACGCGTCGCCAGCCGCCGTCGAGTCGACGACGTCCACCGGGTAAGCGCGCACCATCGACTCCGCGCCAGACGCACGCAGGAGGCGGGCGCCGGCTGCGCCCAGCGTCACGACGATCGAACGCGCCCCGCGCTGGCGCAGGTGGGCGGTCGCCTGCGCGAGATCGCTCGCCTCTGGCCCCGCCAGCGAGAAGAGCTCGGTCTCGTTGACGACGAGGTAGTCGACCAGCGCCAGCAGCGCGTCGGGCACCGGCGATGCCGGAGCGGCGTTCAGGACGACGATGGCGCCGGACTCGCTGGCCACCTGCGCGGCCAGCGTCACGGCCGTCACTGGCACCTCCAACTGCAGCAACAGCACCCGCGCGGCCGTGAGCTGCGGCGCGGCGAGCATGATGTCGGCATCGGCAAGTGTCCCGTTGGCCCCGGGGACCACCACGATCGAGTTCTCGCCGCTGCCGTCAACCGTGATCAGCGCCACGCCCGACGCCAGGCCGCCGCGGACGTCGACCGCCGTGACGTCGATGCCCTCCTCGGCCAGCCCCTGCCTCAGCGCCGCGCCGAACGCGTCCTCGCCGACGCACCCGATCATGGCCACCTGCCCACCGAGCCGCTGCGCCGCGACCGCCTGGTTGGCGCCCTTGCCGCCGGGGATGGTGAGGAAGAGATCGCCGGTGATCGTCTCGCCGGGCCGTGCGAACCGTGGCGCGCGGACCACGAGGTCCATGTTCAGGCTGCCGACGACGGCGATGCGGGGCATGGGGGGAGAGTATGGGAAAGGAAGGAAGGGTAGAAGAGCAGAAGGGGAGAAGGCAGAGCGGGAAGGGCGAAGGGGGGAAGGGCGAAGGAGGAAGGGGTGAAGGGGTATGCTGCGCTTCTTCAGGGAGGCTGTGGTGGTTGGCAGGACTCTGCGGTTCGTGTGCCTGACGGGGGTGCTCGTGGCGGGCGTGGGGATTGTCGGGGTGCGCACGCAGCCGGCCACCACGCCGCTGCAGGCGAGGCCCGATCCGTACGTCGGGCGGCCGCGGGTGTTCGTGCTCACCGACATCGCCAACGAGCCCGACGACCAGATGTCGCTCGTCCGGCTGCTCGTGTACGCCGAGGGCTTCGACATCGAGGGCCTGGTGGCCACGACCTCCACGTGGATGCGCACCGGCACGCGCGTCGACGTGATCCGAGCCGTGCTCGACGCCTACGCCGAGGTGCAGCCACGGCTGGCGACCCACGCGTCCGGCTATCCGACCGCCGACGCGCTGCGGGCCGTGGTCGCGGCGGGGCAGGGCGGCTACGGGATGGCCGCGGTCGGCGACGGCCGCGCGACCGAGGGTTCGGCGCGCCTGCTCGCTGCGGCGCGCCGCGACGACCCGCGGCCGCTGTGGGTGCTCGCCTGGGGCGGCACCAACACCCTTGCGCAGGCACTTGGCGACGCACGGGCGACGCTGTCGACCGCTGAACTCGCCTCCGTCGTCGATCGGCTGCGCGTCTACGCCATCTCCGACCAGGACGACGCAGGGCCGTGGCTGCGTCGGGAGTTCCCCACGCTGCGGTACATCGCGTCGCCGTCGACGCAGGACGGGCAGGAGTACGCAGGCGCGACGTGGACCGGCATCAGCGGCGACCGCTTCTACCGCAACGCGCCCGGCGCCGACTTCACCACGTTCGCCGACGCGTGGGTCGACGCCAACATCCGCGCGCGCGGGCCGCTCGGGCGGCTCTACCCGTACCCGTGCTGCATCCACGAAGGTGACACGCCCTCTTTCCTCGGCCTCATCGACAACGGCCTGGCCAGCGCGATGTCGCCGACGTTCGGCGGATGGGGCGGGCGCTACGTGTGGCGGCAGCCGCGCGGCGAGTCCCGCCCCTTCTGGACGCAGGGCGGCGACGCCTACCCGGGCAACGACGACTCGCGCGACACCGTCACCGGCGCTGGCGGGCTCGTGGTCACCTCCGACCAGGCGACCGTCTGGCGCTGGCGCGAGGCCTTCCAGCACGACTTCGCGGCGCGCATGGCGTGGACGGTGCTCCCGCGTGCCGAGGCCAACCACGCACCGGAGGTCGTCGTGCAGGGGCATGACGGCCGCGGGCCGGTGATGGTGAGCGCGACGGTCGGCACGCCCGTGCGGCTCGAGGCCAGGGGGAGCGATCCGGACGGCGACGCGCTCCGCTACCGCTGGTGGTACTACGCCGAGGCCGCCACGGGACTCCCGGGCATGCCGGTCGTACGCGAGCGCCGGCGGCCACCGGTGATGGCGCCGACCGGCGGCAGCCCGCCGGCCGCCCGCGGCGACCGCCCGGGGCCGCGCGTGACCCTGCAGGGCGACACCACCCCGGTGGTCACGATCACGCCGGTCGTCGCCGGCGTGGCCCACGTGATCCTCGAGGTCGTCGACGAGGGGCGCCCGTCGCTCACGCGGTATCGGCGGATCATCCTGGACGTGCGCTGAGCGGGCCGCGACCGTCACCTCCGGGGTGAGCGCTGCATCCTTCGTGCGTGGGCCGCGCGTGGCGCGCGGCTCCGCCCGGAGGTCCCCATGTCTCGTCGCACCCTGTCGCGCGTCCTGCAGGCGGCCGCGCTCGTCCTCGCCGTGACCACCGGTGTGGCCCGGGCCCAGGGCCCGCATGGGCCACATGGGCAGGGGATGCCGCCCGGCGGCGGCCGGGGCATGGGGCCCGGGATGACGCACGACGCGGGTCACCAGGCCGACATGGAGGTGTTCCACCAACTCCTCGACAACGGCAACAAGGTGACGCGCACGGTCACGCCGCGGCCCGACGGCGTCGAGTCGGTCACCGAGTCGGACGACCCGGTCATCGCCAAAGCCATCCAGACGCATCTGGACGCGATGTCGGCGCGCGTGAAGGAGCAGCGGCCGATTCACCAGCGCGACCCGCTCTTCCGGGAGGTGTTCGCCAACGCCGACCGGATCGTGCTGCGCCACGAGATGACACCGAAGGGCGTCAGGGCGGTCGAGACGTCGACCGACCCATACGTCGTCAAGCTCATCCAGGCGCACGCGGAGGTCGTGACCGCATTCATCGCCAACGGTCGTGCCGAGGCGATGAAGGATCATCCCGTTCCCTCCCGGTGAGCCGATTTTCCAACCCGGCAGGGGGAGGCCCCGTCTACCGTAAGCCGCCGACGCACGGTGCGTCTGCGGGATCGGAGGTGCCGCCCCATGCCCGTGTTCGCGTCCTTGCGCTCGTCCTTGCTGTTGGTCGCCGTCCTTGCCTCACCCGTGTCGGCGCAGGACCCGGTGGCGCCCTCGTTGCCCTCCGATCCCGCGCAGGCGACGGTGTCGACGGCCGACGTCGGTCTCTTCTGGCGCGCCTGGGACGCGTGGGTGGCCGACGGGCAGCGCCCGGAGCGCCTCGCGCCGATCCTGCAGGCCGAGTACCTGGACAAGGGGTCGGCCGGCGTGCGCGACTTCACGCCCGACCGCATCATCAGCGCCGACGCCCTGGCGACGCGCATCCTGGAGGACCGGGCGTACTACGAGCGCGTGCGGCCGATCACCGAGCGCATCGCCTCGCGCCTGCCAGACCTGCAGGGCGTCTACCGCGCGTTCGAGCAGCGGTATCCCGACGCGGTCTTCCCGACGCTCTACGTGGTGATCGGCAGGCGCAATTCCGGCGGCATGAGCTCGCCGCGGGCGCTGATTCTCGGCGCGGAGATGTTCGCAGGGCAGGGCGCGCGCCTCGACGAGGAGGACGTGCTGCCGATGGTCGCGCACGAACTCGTGCACTTCCAGCAGCGCACGTCGGCCGAGCGGGGCGGGGGCCTGCTCGGCGCGTCGCTGCGTGAAGGCGGCGCCGACTTCATCGCCGAGCAGATCGCCGGTCGCCACATCAACACCCGCGTGAAGGGCTACGGCGACTCGCACGAGCACGATCTGTGGCCGCGATTCCTCGCCGACCTGTCACGACCGGACGGGCACCGGCCGTGGCTGTACAACGGGCGTGACCCGAACCGGGTGGGACTGCCCGACCTCGGGTACTACATGGGCTACAAGATTGCCCAGGCGTACTTCCAGCGTGCGGCCGATCGCGATGCCGCGTTCGCCACGCTCGTGCGCATGGAGGACCCGTCGGCCATCCTCCGCGACTCGCGTTATGGCGAACGGTTCGGCGCCACGACGCCCGCCCCGAGCCCGGAGCCCTGACCCGCCGGCATGCGTCATGATTCACCAGCCATGAGTCATGACACCGCGGCGCGCTGGCGCGCCGCCATCATCGGCACCGGCCGCATCGCGTCACTGCTCGAGCGCGACCCGCTCAGGCCCCGGCCGCACACGCACGCGGGGTGGTACCGCGCCGATGCACGGACGACGCTGGTCGCCGGCGCGGACATCGATCCCGAGCGCCTGGCCGCGTTCGGCGACGACTGGGCCATCGACGCCGCGCACCTGCATCACGACTACCGCGAGCTGCTCCGGCGCGAGCGGCCCGACATCGTGTCGATCTGCGCGTACGCGGCCGATCGCGTGACGATGTGCCGGGAGGCGGTCGCGGCTGGCGCACGCGGGCTGTGGATCGAGAAGGCTGCCGCCTGCTCGGTGGAGGACGCCGAGGCGCTGGCCGACCTTGTTGCCGCAGCAGGCGTCGCCGCGGTCGTCGACCATCCGCGTCGCCTCGAGTCGCGCTACCGCGCGGTCGGCGCCTGGCTGGCCTCCGGGGCGCTCGGGCGGCTCGAGACGGTGCACGTGCTGTTCAGCGGCCACGTCGTGCACACCGGCACCCACGCCTGGGATCTCCTGCTGGCGTGGTGCGGCCCGTGGGCACGTGTCGACGCCACGCTCGACACCCCGGCCCAGGAGGCGGTCGCGGCTGGCGACGCGCACGACCGCGACGAGGCCGACATCGCCCGGTACGCAGCGGCCCTGCGCGGCGGCATCGTCGACCGCGGTGGGCGGGCGCGCATCGTCTTCGCCAATGGCGTCGAGGCGTTCGTCACGGGAGGCGCCAAGGGCTACTTCGTGTTCCAGTGCGACGTGATCTGCTCGCGAGGCCGCATCCGCATCGGCAACGACGTGTGGGAGGTCCTCGCGCCGGCCGAGAGCCCGCGCTACAGCGGGTACCGCGAGCTCGCGCCGATCGATCCGACCATCGACCTGCCGCCGGCGCCGCCAGGGCCGGCAGCGGTCCTCGACGCGCTGCTGCTGGCGATGGCCGACGGCCGGGAACCGGAGCTGTCGGTGCGAGCGGCCGTCGATGCCCTGGCGCTCGGCATCGCCATCGTGCAGGCCGGCGTCACGGGACGGGCCGTGACGCCCGAGACGCTGGATCGGACGATGCGCATCGACTCGATCTAGCCATGGTGCGGGCGGATCGGGCGTCGGTGCCCGGGCCCTCGCGGACGCGGGCACCCCGGCATCACTCGGAGCGCGTCGGCTCAGAGACGTCGCGCACGAGATCGCCGGTCAACTCCGCCGTGGTCGCGCGGGCCAGGTCGGCTTGCGACACGATGCCGCACACGCGCCCGCCCTCGTCGACGATGGGGAGGCGGCGCACCTGGTGCGCCTGCATCATCTCGACCGCATCGCTGACGCGTGCCTCGGCGGTAAGCGACAGGGCCGGGCTGGTCATGCAGTCGGCGGCGGTGGCCGCGCGTGCGTCGCGGCCCTCGGCCAGCACGCGCAGCACCATGTCGCGGTCGGTGACCACGCCGAGGAGCGTCCGCGTCGAGGCGTGCTCGACCACGGGAATCTCACCGCAGTCGTGCGTGCGCATGAGCCGGGCGATCTCCTCGATGGGGGTGTCGGGCGTGCAGGTGGCAGGGTCTGGCGTCATCAGGGTGGCGAGCTGCATGCCCTGTTCGATGCATGTCGCGTTCCCGAATGGATTACCCTCCCCTGCATGACTCGACTGCTCGGCTGCCTGCTCCTGACGGGGAGCGTGATGCTGCTGGCCTGCGGGCGCGATCATCGCCCGACCGCAGTCCCGCAGGCCCCCGAGGCGGCCAGTGGTTGGACCGACAAGCCGGGCTGGTCGGCGTCGTCGTGGATGGTGGCCGCCGCCAACCCGCTCGCGGTCGATGCGGGGACCGAGATGCTCGAGGCCGGCGGGTCGGCGCTCGACGCGGCGATTGCCGTGCAGATGGTGCTCACCCTCGTCGAGCCGCAGTCGAGTGGCATCGGCGGTGGGGCGTTCCTCGTGTACTGGGACGGCGCCAGGGTGACCGCCCTCGACGGCCGCGAGACCGCACCGGCCGCCGCATCGCCCGAGCTCTTCGTGCGCGACGGCGTGCCGATGCGCACCATCGACGCGATCGTCGGCGGACGTTCCGTGGGCGCCCCAGGCGTCGTGCGCATGCTGGCGCTCGCGCACGCGCGACACGGGCGACTGCCATGGGCACGGCTCTTCGGGCCCGCGATCCGGCTCTGTGACGAGGGCTTCGCGATCAGCCCGCGCCTGGCCGGCCTCCTGTCGCGGGAGGCGCACCTGTCGAAGGACCCCGAGGCGCGCGCGTATTTCTACGAGCCCGACGGCCGACCGAAGGCGGCCGGCACCCGTCTGCGCAACCCGGCCCTGGCCGCCGTGCTCCGGTCGATTGCCGCCAACGGCCCGGATGCGTTCTACACGGGCGACATCGCGGCGGACATCGTCACGAAGGTACGCTCGCATCCCACCAACCCCGGCGTGCTGAGCGCCGCCGACCTGGCCGCGTACCAGCCGGTCGAGCGGGAGCCGCTCTGTTTCACGTACCGGACGTCGCGCATCTGCGGCTTCCCGCCGCCGGGCTCCGGCACCCTCGCGCTCGGCCAGATCTTCGGCATCCTCGAGTCGCACGACATGCGGGCGCTCGCTCCCAGCCGAGGCGCCGACGGCCGCTGGACGATGTCGGCAGAAGCCGTCCACCTGTACACGGAAGCTGCACGGTTGGCGTTCGCCGATCGCGAGGCGTACGTCGGTGATCCGGCGTTCGTGCCCGTACCGGTGTCGGCCCTGCTCGACCCGCAGTACCTCGAGGGCCGTCGCGCGGCGATCGGCGCGCGGTCGATGGGGCGCGCCACCGCCGGCGTACCGCCCGGCCTGACGAGGGCGGCCACCGCCGGGGTGCCGCTCGAACGCCCGTCCACCTCGCACATCTCGATCGTGGACGGCTTCGGGCACGCGCTGGCCATGACCACCACCGTCGAGGACGGCTTCGGCTCCCGCCAGTTCGTGCGCGGCTTCATCCTCAACAACCAGCTGACCGACTTCTCGCTCGCGCCGACCGACGCCGCAGGCGCGCCGGTTGCCAACCGTGTCGAGGCGGGCAAGCGGCCGCGGTCGTCGATGACGCCGCTGCTCGTCTTCGATCGTCGGAGCGGCGCGTTGCGCATGACCCTGGGGTCGCCGGGCGGGAGCGCGATCATCAACTACGTCGGCAAGGTCCTGCTCGCGACGCTCGACTGGGGGCTCGACGTGCAGCAGGCGATTGCGCTACCCAACGTGGGCAGCCGCAATGGTCCCACCGAACTCGAGGCCGGCCGGGTCGACCCGGCACTCGGCCCGGCGCTCGAGGCCCGCGGGCACGAGGTGCGCCTGCTCGACCAGACCTCCGGCCTGCAGGCGATCGAGCGGACCGCGACCGGCTGGTTCGGCGGCGCCGACCCGCGCCGCGAGGGGATCGCGCGGGGGAAGTGACGGCTGATGACGTCTGACGCTTGACGTCTGACGTCTGACGGGCGGGCAGCCTGTTGGCACCCCTGAGCCGTCAGCCCTGAACCTCTACGAACTGCAACTGAGCATGCTGCAGCCGGCGCGATGGCGGGCCCACTCGGGGCGGCGCGCCGCGAGGTCGTCCTCGCCGGGCTGGTCGTCGTAGGGGCGCGACAGGACCCGGAGCAGCCGCTCGACGACCGACGTGTCGCCGGCCGCGGCGGCGTCGATGGCCTGCTGCGCGAGGTAGTTGCGCAGCACGTACTTCGGGTTGGCGGCACGCATGCGCGCCACGCGCGTCGCGTCGGGCTGGCCTTCGTCACGAACCCGCGTCGCCCACGCGCGCAGCCACGCCAGCACGCGGGCGCCGTGCGGACCTGCCAGGTCGTCCTCGTCGTAGAAGGCGTCACGCACCGGCGCGAGCCGCGCCTCGTCCGGCACCTCGGCGCCGACGGGCACCCGGGTCAGGCCGCGGAAGAAGATCGTCATGTCCGTCTCGGCCGCTTCCAGCATCGCGAACAGTTCCTGCAGCAACGGGTCGTCGCCGCTGAACGTCAGCGCGTCGAGCCCGAGCTTGTCGCGCAGCATGGACGAGTAAGCGCGGTCGAACTCGTCGCGGTAGGCCTCGAGGCCGCGGTGCAGGTCGTCCACCGACTCGACCAGCGGGATCAACGCCTCCCCGAGGCGCGCGAGGTTCCAGAGGGCGATGTTCGGCTGCTGGCCGAAACGGTACCGCCTGCCCCCGGCGTCGGTGGTGTTGGGCGTCCACGCCGGGTCGTAGCCTTCGAGCCAGCCATACGGGCCGTAGTCGATCGTCAGTCCCAGGATCGACATGTTGTCGGTGTTCAACACGCCGTGCACGAAGCCGACGCGGGTCCAGTGCGCGGCCAGCACGGCGGTGCGCCGGCACACCTCCTCGAACCACGCCAGGTAGGTGTCGCGGGCGCCGGTCGGACCGAGATCCGGGAAGTGCGTGCCGATCACGTGATCGGCCAGTCGTCGCAGGAGGTCCACCTCGCCGTGGGCAGCGTGGATCTCGAACGACCCGAAGCGCACGAACGAGGGAGCCACGCGACACACGATCGCCCCCGGTTCCGCCTCGGGACGACCGTCGTAGAACATGTCGCGGACCACCGACTCGCCCGTGGTCACCAGGCTCAACGCGCGTGTCGTCGGCACGCCGAGCGCGTGCATCGCTTCGGAGCAGAGGAACTCGCGCACCGACGATCGCAGCACCGCGCGTCCGTCCGCCTGCCGGGAGTACGGCGTCGGTCCGGCCCCCTTCAGCTGGAGCTCGTGCACGCGACCGTCGGCACCGCGCAGTTCGCCGAGCGTGATCGCCCGCCCGTCACCGAGCTGATCGGCCCAATGACCGAACTGATGACCGCCATAGCGGGCGGCATACGGCACCGATCCCGGCAACAGCCGGTTGCCTGCGAGCACGTCGGCGACGGGGCCGGGGCCGAGGGGAGGCCGCGCCACGCCGATGTCGCGCCCCAGCGCGTCCGACCACGCCAGCAGCGACGGCGACGCGACGCGCGTCGGCTCGACGCAAGAGTAGCTGGCGCCGGGCACCCGGCGGGGCATGTTCCTCGCGCTCGGGTCCCCGGGCATCGTCTCGACGAACCGGGCCTCGAGCGTGGCAGACGACAGATCTCGCACATCCCATCGTCGCAGGGACGTCAAGGGACGGTCGTCGAACACTCGTCAGCGCTGGGCGCCCCGGCCGGTGCGCTGCTGCAGTTGGTCGATGCGACGCGACGCCTCCGCCTTGGTCAGGTCGGCCGGTGGGTCCTCGCCAGCCTCCTGCGACAGCGTGCCCAGGTACGACCGCTGCGCGTCGGTCATGGGCTCGTCGCCGGTCGTCCAGTCGTCGGGATCCTTCAGCAGGTTGGACGGCCGTTCCACCCCGGTGCCGCCCGTCGCCTCGTGGTTCTCATGGATGTCGCCAGCCTGATCGCGTGGGTCGTTCATGCGGGCGGTGATTGCACGACGGGTTCCACACCCGGCCCCCGGTCTTCTGGCCCTCGTCCACCGCTCCGGTGCCCGGTGCCCGCTGCCCGATGCCTCCGTCCTACCAGGCGTGATAGTGACCGTCGCGGAACGACACCTCGACCGGGCGGTCGTACAGGCCCGACAGCGTCTGCGTCGTCAGCAGGCGCGGTGTCGGCCCGTCGCCGACCACGCGACCCTGCTTCAACAGGACCACCCGCCCGATCTCGGGGACGATGTCGGCCAGGTCGTGCGTGACGAGGACCAGGCTGGTGCCTGCCTGGGCCAGCGCCCGCATCGTCGCGCGGACCTCGTGCGCCGCGCCGAGGTCCAGGCTGGTCATCGGCTCGTCGAGCACGAGCGCGCGTGGCCGGTGGATCAGGGCGCGTCCGATCAGGAGACGCCGTGCCTCCCCCGACGACATGCGCGTGAGCAGCCGATCGGCGAGGTAGGGAAGGCCGAGCCACGCCAGGACCTCGTCGACGCGAGCCCGCATCTCGTCGGTCGGCACATGGTGCGGCCACAGGCCGATGGCGCCGAAGAACCCCGAGAGCAGCAGCTCCCGGCCGGTGATCTTCCGGGTGACCGTCGCCAGCAGGTCGTTGGACACGATCCCGAGGGCGGCGCGCAGGTCCCACAATGTCCAGCGCGACTGGCCGAGCACGGTGACGCTGGTCTGCGGCAGGTCGAGCGGGTGCAACTCCCGAGTGATGACCTTGAGCAGCGTGCTCTTGCCCGAGCCGTTGGGTCCGACGATGGCGACGTGCTGGCCGGCCGGGATGGTGAGGGAGAAGTCGTCGAGCACGCGCGCGCCATCGCGGATGACGGACACGTGGGAGAAGGCAATCAGGGCGTCGGACATGGCGCCCGTGCATGGTAGCGCCGGTTCGACGATCAGGCGGGCTGGCTGGCTCGCTGCTGCAGCGCGGTCATCGCGACATGTGTCGCGCTGCCGAACACCGCGTGCGCGGCAAGCATCTCGGCGTGGGTGGTCCAGGGATAGGCGCGTGGCCCGTCTGCCAGGCCCAGCAATGGCAGGGCCGTCTCGTCGGCCACCAGCCACACCGCCAGGCCGTAGGGCACGCCCCATCCACCGGCGACGGTGGGCCAGCGGTGCGCGAGGACTCCGTAGAGGGCGCCGGCCGACGCGCCGAAGGCGTAATGCACGATCGGTCCTGCAGCGCGCTTCTCCCGTTCATCGAGTGGTGCACTCGTGAGCGCCGTCACCACCTCGTCGGCCGCCTTTGTCGCGGGATCGTGGCGCCCGCCGTCGACAGGGCGGTGCGACTGTGGCTCCCGCGTGCCGGTGACCCCGCGGCCGTAGAGGGCGACGTGGAACCGGGTCATCACCCACGCCCCGACGATGCCGCCGAGCGCACCGGTCAGGGCCGCGCCTGTCCATGTTGTCGTTTGTCTCCGCATCGAAGCCTCCCGGAACCTGGGTGTGCAAGGTGCTGGCCTGCCCGTCTGGACCTTGGTACAGCATGAGGCGGGTTGCCATGGTGCGGCCGAGGGCGCACCATAAGTGCGAGCACGAACAACGACGGCACGTCACCTGCTTCAGGGAGGCGGCATGGCGACAGGGCACAGCGGGAACTTGCGCAGCCTGGGGGGCATTGCGATGTCCCTGTGCGCATGCCTGCTCGGGTTTGTCGGACCAGTCGGTTCCGCGCGGGCGCAATCGGCGCCGCCGACGGCCGCCGTGGTCCCCTACCGCCCGGCGCCGCCCCTGCGGAGCTACGTGGCCATCCGTCGGCTGGAATCGTCCAACGAGCGCCACCACAAGGACGCCTGGCTCGTCGCGCGCACGGAACTGCACGACAACGGCACGTTCAGCTACCAGATCATCGACGAAGGCGGGTCTGAGCTCATCAGGTCGCGCGTGCTGCGTGAGGCTCTCGAGAAGGAAGTGCAGGTTCACCGCGACGGGCGCGCCCGGCGTGGCGGCCTGACGCTTGACAACTACGAGTTCTCGACGCCGACGCAGGCCGATGGCGGCCTCCGCATCGCCCTGCAGCCGAAGCGTCGGGAGGACATGCTCCTGAAGGGGGCGATGTTCACGTCGTCGGACGGCGAGTTGCTCCGCGTCGAAGGCGAGCTGGTCAAGCGGCCGTCGTTCTGGACACGCTCGGTCCACATCGTGCGCCAGTACGGCCGCGTCGCCGGCGAGCACGTCCCGGTGCGGCTCGACATGACGGCGCAGGTGCGGCTCGTGGGACCGTCGCGGTTGACGGTCACCTACCAGTACGTGCAGATCAATGGCCGGCCGGTGCAGGAAATCCTGACCGGCGAGCCGACGGGGTCCGCGCGTGTCGCCTCGCGCGCCCCACAGGACTGAACGATCCGGGCTGCGACAGCCCCCGTTGCCGTTCGGGTTCCCGTCAGATCAACCGGTAGCAGACCACCGCCACGGCCGTCGGCAGCAAGGCGCCGAGCAGCAGGTAGAGCGGCACGATCACGCCCCCGAAGAAGCGCCCGAGCAGCGCCTGGCCGGCCGGGTTGGGCGCGTTGGCGATCACCGTCAGCCCGCCGCCGGTGACCGCCCCTTCGACGACCGCCGCCTTGGCCGCCTCCGACATGTTGGGCACCAGCGTCGCCAGGTAGGTGATGAGCGCGTTGTCGTTGAACGCGGTCAGCAACGCCGCGCCGAAGAAGAGCGGCGTCTCGCTCAAGCTGGCCAGCACGGGCGCAATCCACCAGCCCTGCAGGCCGCCGTGGATGACCAGGCCGGCGAGGAAGAAGCCCACCAGCAGCGGCGACTTGAGGGAAATCTCCGCCTGGTAGGGGCTGGTCGCCTTGACGAACCCGAGGAAGAACAGGAAGCCGCCGAGGAACAGCGCCGGGTAGTGGGAGTTGACGACGGTCCAGGCCATGAACAGCGCGTGCGCCACGACGATCCAGGCTGGCACGGGCAGCAGCGCGCCCTGGCCCGACGCCACCGCATCGGCATCCGGGACCTCCACGTCGCGGACCGGCGGCCGCGCCGCGAGGGCGGCGAGTTCCTTGCGGAAGATCAGCAGGTAGAGCGTGGCCGACGTGAACACCGCGATCAGCGTGCGCCACCCGAAGTGCGTGAGCACGTACATCAGGTCCCAGCCCCAGGGGCGCGCGACCATGAGGATGGGCGGCGCCGCGAAATGCGTCAGCGTGCCGCCGATCGAGACGTTGACGAACAGCAGTCCCAGCGTCGCGTACTTCAGGCGCGGGCTCGGCTGCAGGTCGTAGAACTGGCGGGCCAGCAGGAGTGCGCAGATGGTCATCGCGGCCGGCTCGGTGACCAGCGACCCGAGCATCGGGCCGACCGTGAGCGTGGCGAACCACCAGGCCGCGGGCGTGCCACCACCCAACCCGGCCACCTTGCTCATCGCGCGCTCCGCGAACACGATGATCGGTCGCGTCGAGGCCAGCGCCATGATCACGACGACGAACAGCGGCTCGGTGTAGTTGACGGTGTCGTTCAGGTAATGCTTGGCGGTGTCCCACCCCCGCCCCCACGTGATGGCGGCCAGCAGGACGACG from Luteitalea sp. TBR-22 includes:
- a CDS encoding putative Na+/H+ antiporter, producing MAGPQMPAHFPTPLPDYPPAAAGGLLQTLSDRVAHDPFNLVATVIFVLAILHTFIAPRVLALAHHLQHRADQQADAAGRARQPSFPSEILHFIGEVEVVFGLWAVVLLAAITWGRGWDTAKHYLNDTVNYTEPLFVVVIMALASTRPIIVFAERAMSKVAGLGGGTPAAWWFATLTVGPMLGSLVTEPAAMTICALLLARQFYDLQPSPRLKYATLGLLFVNVSIGGTLTHFAAPPILMVARPWGWDLMYVLTHFGWRTLIAVFTSATLYLLIFRKELAALAARPPVRDVEVPDADAVASGQGALLPVPAWIVVAHALFMAWTVVNSHYPALFLGGFLFFLGFVKATSPYQAEISLKSPLLVGFFLAGLVIHGGLQGWWIAPVLASLSETPLFFGAALLTAFNDNALITYLATLVPNMSEAAKAAVVEGAVTGGGLTVIANAPNPAGQALLGRFFGGVIVPLYLLLGALLPTAVAVVCYRLI